Proteins encoded together in one Temnothorax longispinosus isolate EJ_2023e chromosome 5, Tlon_JGU_v1, whole genome shotgun sequence window:
- the LOC139813984 gene encoding L-aminoadipate-semialdehyde dehydrogenase-phosphopantetheinyl transferase, which produces MLSANIVRMSSAVRWAFNWKEWNPSEREFEHATSCIQSDEKERLKRFVFRKDVRASLVGRLLMRKFVNEYAGLPYDKIIFVRDEHNRPVLKDNSTFVNFNVSHQGSYTVLAGEIKNVKIGVDVMTLEYNEGKNISEFFRLMNKHFSAAEWDEIGGSGKSGAEQMSMFFRHWALKESYVKALGVGVFVDLGSIDFRTTSKLSEDSITTDTVLHVNGIKQDWLFEETLLDSRHCVAVALQENDNSLRLRSNTPFEIMNYDKLVAHAVPLFPIDPQYTIQYFAKYEQP; this is translated from the coding sequence ATGCTTAGTGCCAATATCGTTAGAATGTCGTCAGCCGTTCGTTGGGCATTCAATTGGAAAGAGTGGAATCCAAGCGAGCGGGAGTTTGAGCACGCGACTTCTTGTATACAAAGCGACGAGAAGGAAAGGCTAAAGAGATTTGTGTTTCGTAAGGATGTCCGAGCTTCCCTCGTGGGCAGATTATTAATGAGAAAGTTCGTCAACGAGTATGCCGGTCTTCCGTATGATAAAATCATTTTCGTCAGAGACGAGCACAACAGGCCcgtattaaaagataattccACCTTTGTGAACTTTAATGTTTCTCATCAAGGTTCTTACACGGTATTAGCGGGCGAGATTAAAAACGTGAAAATAGGTGTAGATGTTATGACATTAGAATATAACGAGGGTAAAAACATCTCCGAGTTCTTTCGTCTGATGAACAAACATTTCTCTGCGGCTGAATGGGATGAGATCGGAGGTTCAGGCAAATCGGGAGCGGAGCAAATGTCCATGTTTTTCAGACATTGGGCATTAAAAGAGAGCTACGTTAAAGCGCTTGGCGTGGGGGTTTTCGTTGACCTAGGGAGTATAGATTTTCGGACGACGTCGAAATTAAGCGAAGATTCGATCACAACCGATACAGTTTTGCACGTCAACGGAATCAAGCAAGATTGGTTATTCGAAGAGACCTTGCTCGATTCACGGCATTGCGTTGCCGTAGCGTTgcaagaaaatgataattcaTTACGATTACGTAGTAATACCCCGTTTGAGATAATGAATTACGATAAACTTGTAGCCCATGCAGTTCCACTCTTTCCGATAGATCCTCAATACACAAtccaatattttgcaaaatacgAACAGccatag